The following proteins come from a genomic window of Aspergillus luchuensis IFO 4308 DNA, chromosome 3, nearly complete sequence:
- a CDS encoding uncharacterized protein (CAZy:AA11;~COG:S;~EggNog:ENOG410QDDW): MGETFRVIHSILGHCPEPLHYSFRIPEDAPYGPALLVWTWFNKIGNREMYMNCAQVTIQSPKTDVGTLQGETQQASWLERPPIFLANINGEGQCVTIEGEEVSFPMPGDSVEGTVAGGTGYTCSSSAAFLSKVASSPSSIASSIPLPALTTPRPGIIPPGENTLSTQSAPYTVTKKDSSSSTIPADSTGLRYSTGTGTKPDITGHVCTPGVMQCSSDGHSFFLCDSGRLVPMGAVAAGTICRNGAIFPAG, from the coding sequence ATGGGTGAGACGTTCCGTGTCATCCACTCCATTCTCGGCCACTGCCCGGAACCTCTCCATTATTCCTTTCGAATCCCAGAAGACGCACCATACGGGCCCGCCCTGCTGGTATGGACCTGGTTCAACAAGATTGGAAACCGGGAAATGTACATGAATTGCGCGCAAGTGACAATTCAGTCTCCTAAAACAGATGTCGGGACGCTGCAGGGAGAGACGCAGCAGGCGTCATGGCTGGAGCGGCCCcccatcttcctcgccaaTATCAACGGCGAGGGGCAGTGTGTCACAATCGAAGGCGAGGAAGTGAGTTTCCCGATGCCGGGTGATAGTGTCGAAGGCACCGTTGCTGGTGGAACTGGGTATACATGCAGCAGCTCAGCTGCCTTTCTAAGCAAGGTTGCCAGCTCGCCTTCTTCGATCGCGTCTTCTATCCCCCTGCCAGCCCTAACTACGCCTAGGCCTGGGATCATACCACCAGGAGAAAACACATTGAGCACGCAATCGGCACCCTACACGGTCACCAAGAAGGACTCTAGTTCATCCACGATTCCTGCTGATTCTACGGGGTTAAGATACTCGACAGGAACTGGCACTAAGCCCGATATAACTGGGCATGTCTGCACACCTGGAGTAATGCAATGTTCTAGTGATGGTCATTCATTCTTCTTGTGTGATTCGGGAAGGCTTGTGCCAATGGgagctgttgctgcgggCACAATCTGCAGGAATGGGGCCATTTTTCCTGCAGGCTGA